A window of the Scyliorhinus torazame isolate Kashiwa2021f chromosome 12, sScyTor2.1, whole genome shotgun sequence genome harbors these coding sequences:
- the smg8 gene encoding nonsense-mediated mRNA decay factor SMG8 has translation MAAARALRAALASDGEEAAWKDEEMCVVGIFGKTSELSAQKHAIVNTLCDKPVFPLYPGLASGHQQGNNLLQCYYNQDSKVLYLLLTAVCDNQQLLHACRALADEVSHAEAHEFWKGEEKLHCIHLLYLFSVSHILLLVHPTCSFDITYDRLFRALDTLRQKVLPYLKNAIKDCPVGKEWRLNCRPCPPRLLFIFQLNGALKVEPKCLDPSNLDKPKKHSPKRRLQHALEDQIYRIFRKSRVLTNQSINCLFTVPANQAFVYVLAGQGDDPISMLIGQLKNTCAIREHESLPLPGSRRYQMMRHVRQPSFILESSVNSSSGQLVDCTMKEFLWQHVELVLTKKGFEDSVGRNPQPSHFELPAYKNWLTVASKLFDVMISGKDEDLGFLAGDLSSKIQGQLKGLEGFLDADNKFSENRCQKALPLAHSAYQSNLPHHYTTTVHKNQLAQALRVYSQHARGPAFQKYAMQLHEDCYKFWSNGHQLCEERSLTDQHCVHKFHLLPKPGEKPEADRNPPVLYHNSRARSTSSCNCGRRQAPRDDPFDIKCGNYDFYQLQEEKCCGKLEHFYFPVFQPSTPDPAPAKNDSIVSSLPPQEGEGEKMKEKEAQTQGESTSLSLALSLGQSTDSLGTFPPDPHAGGDNPEAHGQGGEAKPEKRPSLVDRQVSTVEYLPGMLNSSCPKGLLPKFSSWSFVKLGPSKAYNFHRGLDQSGFIPGTNYLMPWDIVIKTRSEDEVDMDSNSWPAPNKSVPTKRASTVIGRGRRRDDIARAFVGFEYEDSRGRRFMCSGPEKIMKVMGSGPKESAIKALSSDMPLYILSPSQGRGLKPHYAQLTRLFIVAPDAPLQIVLTPQVQPGPPPCPVFYPEKQEIPVPPDGLWVLRFPYAYVTDRGPCFPPKENQPLMSYRLLRGILKAIPQ, from the exons atggcggcggccagggcGCTGAGGGCCGCGCTAGCCTCGGACGGCGAGGAGGCGGCATGGAAGGATGAGGAGATGTGCGTGGTGGGGATCTTTGGCAAGACCTCGGAGCTGAGCGCCCAGAAACACGCCATCGTCAACACCCTGTGCGACAAGCCGGTCTTCCCCCTGTACCCGGGCCTGGCCAGCGGCCACCAGCAGGGCAACAACTTGCTGCAATGCTACTACAACCAGGACAGCAAAGTCCTCTACCTGCTCCTCACCGCCGTCTGCGACAACCAGCAGCTCCTGCACGCCTGCCGGGCCCTGGCCGACGAGGTCTCCCATGCCGAGGCCCACGAGTTCTGGAAGGGAGAGGAGAAGCTCCACTgcatccacctgctgtacctgttctCGGTCTCCCACATCCTCCTGCTGGTCCACCCCACCTGCTCCTTCGACATCACTTACGACCGTCTCTTCAGAGCCCTGGACACCCTCCGGCAAAAGGTCCTGCCCTACCTGAAGAACGCGATTAAGGATTGCCCGGTAGGGAAGGAGTGGAGATTGAACTGTCGACCCTGCCCCCCGAGACTCCTCTTTATTTTCCAGCTGAATGGAGCGTTGAAGGTGGAGCCCAAGTGTCTCGACCCCTCAAACCTGGATAAGCCCAAGAAGCATTCCCCAAAAAGGAGACTCCAGCATGCCCTGGAGGATCAAATCTACAGGATTTTCAGGAAGAGCAGGGTGTTGACAAACCAGAGTATTAACTGTTTGTTCACTGTCCCAGCCAACCAGGCGTTTGTTTACGTGCTGGCCGGGCAGGGGGACGACCCAATCAGTATGCTGATCGGGCAGCTGAAAAACACCTGTGCCATTAGGGAGCACGAGTCCCTCCCACTGCCTGGGTCACGGCGCTATCAGATGATGAGACACGTCCGCCAGCCATCCTTCATACTGGAAAGCAGTGTCAACAGTTCCAGTGGCCAGCTGGTGGACTGCACCATGAAAGAGTTTCTCTGGCAACATGTGGAGCTGGTTCTGACTAAAAAAGGATTCGAGGATAGTGTAGGGAGGAATCCACAGCCATCACACTTTGAACTTCCAGCCTATAAAAATTGGCTGACCGTGGCCTCGAAGCTCTTTGATGTAATGATAAGCGGGAAGGATGAAGACCTCGGATTTCTAGCCGGGGATCTTTCCTCCAAGATACAGGGTCAACTGAAGGGGCTGGAAGGATTTTTGGACGCAGATAATAAGTTTTCAGAAAACCGTTGCCAAAAGGCCCTGCCTCTGGCTCACAGCGCCTACCAGTCCAATCTGCCTCACCATTACACCACGACTGTTCACAAGAACCAGTTGGCACAGGCCCTACGTGTCTACAGCCAGCATGCCCGTGGGCCAGCCTTCCAGAAATACGCCATGCAGCTGCATGAGGATTGCTACAAGTTCTGGAGTAACGGGCACCAATTATGTGAAGAGAGGAGCTTAACTGATCAACACTGTGTTCACAAATTCCATCTACTGCCTAAACCAG GGGAAAAACCAGAAGCTGACAGGAACCCACCTGTGCTGTACCACAACAGTCGCGCTCGCTCCACCAGCTCCTGCAACTGCGGCCGCAGGCAAGCCCCTCGAGATGATCCTTTCGACATCAAGTGTGGCAATTATGACTTCTATCAG CTTCAAGAGGAGAAATGCTGTGGGAAGCTTGAGCACTTCTATTTTCCTGTCTTCCAACCGAGCACTCCTGACCCGGCTCCAGCCAAGAACGATTCAATTGTATCGTCACTGCCCCCGCAAGAGGGCGAAGGggagaaaatgaaagaaaaagagGCCCAGACCCAGGGGGAAAGCACCAGTCTCAGTCTGGCACTCAGTCTTGGACAGTCCACAGACAGCCTGGGCACGTTTCCCCCTGATCCCCATGCAGGGGGAGACAATCCTGAGGCCCACGGCCAGGGAGGGGAAGCTAAACCGGAAAAGCGGCCCAGTCTTGTGGATCGGCAAGTGTCAACGGTGGAATATCTACCCGGCATGTTAAATTCCAGTTGTCCTAAGGGACTTTTGCCCAAATTTTCCAGTTGGTCTTTTGTCAAACTGGGGCCTTCTAAAGCTTACAACTTTCACAGGGGCCTGGACCAGAGTGGCTTCATTCCTGGGACTAACTACCTGATGCCTTGGGACATAGTCATCAAGACCAGGTCTGAGGACGAAGTGGACATGGACAGTAATTCCTGGCCTGCCCCCAACAAATCTGTGCCGACCAAACGGGCTAGCACCGTGATTGGCCGAGGGAGGCGGCGGGACGACATTGCGCGGGCATTCGTTGGTTTTGAATATGAGGATTCGCGGGGTCGCCGGTTCATGTGCTCGGGGCCAGAAAAGATCATGAAGGTAATGGGGAGTGGGCCAAAAGAGTCTGCCATCAAAGCCCTCTCCTCTGACATGCCCTTGTACATCCTGTCTCCATCCCAAGGCCGGGGCCTTAAGCCGCACTACGCCCAGCTCACAAGGCTGTTTATTGTGGCTCCTGATGCCCCGTTACAGATCGTACTCACACCACAG GTGCAGCCTGGACCCCCACCCTGTCCCGTCTTTTACCCCGAAAAGCAGGAAATACCCGTTCCGCCGGATGGactctgggtgctccgcttcccCTATGCCTATGTCACAGACCGTGGGCCCTGCTTCCCTCCAAAGGAAAACCAGCCTCTGATGAGTTACCGGTTGCTACGGGGGATCCTTAAGGCCATCCCGCAGTGA